The following coding sequences are from one Candidatus Krumholzibacteriia bacterium window:
- a CDS encoding FlgD immunoglobulin-like domain containing protein → MKTTLAFVLLFALLVVAPMVPPVAAPAAAQDFATLQELHAADRDTLLERRITGTPRVLIAGDSWAQFMWDDGVHDAVLRRFGLGDLSAVSLSLGETPDPGYTGPEYAVSGSEARQWADTASYPFVDNVVAALQANPTIDHVVLSLGGNDILAGRSDGGWYKDMDLDVPGSEAALFERIRLDTFVVIDALLAVRPDLRVVLSSYDYPNFDVGFWCFLFACPKRRDLSRDPTNDLITDAELNALMIDVETRRRTWAAETDRVLYDNSIGLMHHVYGDGASGPRALPRPGIVPPDYGPFPGGNPLLPTLRDNFRLAGGLDADPIHLTPEGYRHKAGQQMAAHLFRGLVGTPDTSLVAVGGDADGWTDGVQVAFDELSVGDDGVRRVASIVRFDTTILPADMSVTGATLWLTRTGLDGTNPFAVATPRVDVSLDGFGTPGVVEPGDLDAPASDPDVGTVVGSMFDDGDALRIDLDPSVVGAFGSTDFVELRVAFDTVDVGASRVVFADGSAGSWMPTGVASYADTRGSAAPVLELQLEVGTDAPAAVTRALVLEPVRPNPFNPRTSIVFELARASSHVMLDVYDTAGRHVRSLHRGALAAGRYERAWNGTDGAGRVVASGVYRVRLRANGVERTTRAVLVR, encoded by the coding sequence ATGAAGACCACACTCGCCTTCGTCCTTCTCTTCGCCTTGCTGGTGGTCGCGCCCATGGTCCCGCCCGTGGCTGCTCCCGCGGCCGCGCAGGACTTCGCGACGCTCCAGGAACTCCACGCCGCCGACCGGGACACGCTCCTCGAGCGGCGCATCACGGGCACACCGCGCGTGTTGATCGCCGGCGACAGCTGGGCGCAGTTCATGTGGGACGACGGCGTGCACGACGCCGTGCTGCGGCGCTTCGGTCTGGGCGACCTGTCGGCGGTGAGCCTCTCGCTCGGCGAGACACCGGATCCGGGCTACACCGGCCCGGAGTACGCCGTCAGCGGCAGCGAAGCACGGCAGTGGGCGGACACGGCGAGCTATCCCTTCGTCGACAACGTGGTCGCCGCGCTGCAGGCGAACCCGACGATCGACCACGTGGTGTTGAGCCTGGGCGGCAACGACATCCTGGCCGGGCGCAGTGACGGCGGTTGGTACAAGGACATGGACCTCGACGTGCCGGGCAGCGAAGCGGCGCTGTTCGAGCGTATCCGCCTGGACACCTTCGTGGTGATCGACGCCCTGCTGGCCGTACGGCCGGACCTGCGCGTCGTGCTGTCGAGCTACGACTATCCGAACTTCGACGTCGGGTTCTGGTGTTTCCTCTTCGCGTGCCCGAAGCGACGCGACCTGAGCCGCGATCCGACGAACGACCTGATCACCGACGCCGAACTCAACGCCCTGATGATCGACGTCGAGACGCGTCGACGCACCTGGGCCGCCGAGACCGACCGCGTGCTCTACGACAACTCGATCGGGCTGATGCACCACGTGTACGGCGATGGCGCCTCCGGCCCGCGCGCGTTGCCACGGCCTGGGATCGTGCCGCCGGACTACGGTCCGTTTCCCGGTGGCAATCCTCTGCTGCCGACCTTGCGTGACAACTTCCGGCTTGCGGGCGGACTTGACGCCGATCCCATCCATCTCACGCCCGAGGGCTATCGCCACAAGGCCGGGCAGCAGATGGCGGCGCACCTCTTCCGTGGACTGGTCGGTACGCCCGACACGTCGCTGGTCGCGGTGGGCGGGGACGCCGACGGGTGGACCGACGGTGTGCAGGTCGCCTTCGACGAACTCTCGGTGGGCGACGACGGCGTGCGGCGCGTGGCCTCGATCGTCCGCTTCGACACCACGATCCTGCCGGCCGACATGAGCGTGACCGGGGCCACGCTGTGGCTCACGCGCACCGGACTCGACGGCACGAATCCCTTCGCGGTGGCGACGCCACGCGTCGACGTCTCGCTCGACGGCTTCGGCACGCCGGGAGTGGTCGAGCCCGGCGATCTGGACGCACCGGCCTCGGATCCCGACGTCGGAACGGTGGTCGGCAGCATGTTCGACGACGGCGATGCGCTGCGGATCGACCTCGATCCATCGGTCGTCGGTGCCTTCGGGAGCACGGACTTCGTCGAACTGCGCGTGGCCTTCGACACCGTCGACGTGGGCGCGAGCCGGGTGGTCTTCGCCGACGGCAGCGCGGGGTCGTGGATGCCGACGGGCGTGGCGAGCTACGCCGACACGCGCGGCTCCGCGGCGCCGGTGCTCGAACTGCAGCTCGAGGTCGGGACGGATGCGCCGGCGGCGGTGACGCGCGCGCTCGTGCTCGAGCCGGTACGGCCGAATCCGTTCAATCCGCGGACGTCGATCGTGTTCGAGCTCGCGCGGGCGTCGTCGCACGTGATGCTCGACGTGTACGA